A single genomic interval of Scatophagus argus isolate fScaArg1 chromosome 22, fScaArg1.pri, whole genome shotgun sequence harbors:
- the LOC124054043 gene encoding amphoterin-induced protein 2-like, giving the protein MHPPVSQLLCKTDVGGSCCNLVAAALLFSLYLGFPPSVATCPPSCICASDIISCSGSNLSVLPFDLPSYATRLDLGHNALTVLPVDWISQPSDRLATVVLSWNFINQIEVNAFTLTPHLLHLDLSSNRLTVLNSSIFTGLKELKELLLFGNQIIQINPGAFSDLHSLQRLYLSGNRLMAFPLGLFWEPEGPHNLTFLDLSYNRLSKVPVQNLLSLTQRGGIYLQENPLVCDCALLALLEYWMWKQYRPLVDFRGEYPCRDESEQGSECRQQVVSDVPLEAKTYQVEPGNWLRVPCPGLASPAVTSPVVFWVTPRAVVNSSTNDPNTHLIVFPNGTLEIQSALMEDSGMYGCVTARRRHYNPNEFLEVNVVVGNLSTTSTSGLVHRSSAEHFNTAFTTLASCVVSIILVLLYLYLTPCRCGDSRGGGSRGCGGRAIILCSDPRELESGQRRSNGKRVAFLEPQTEDSDIGVPKTPAMNLGHVTTEGILKNGNRTVGQTLTDPAHMA; this is encoded by the coding sequence ATGCATCCCCCTGTGTCGCAGCTTTTGTGCAAGACCGATGTTGGAGGCAGCTGTTGCAACCTTGTCGCTGCAGCCTTGCTGTTCTCCCTGTATCTTGGCTTTCCTCCCTCTGTGGCCACTTGCCCACCATCCTGCATTTGTGCCAGTGATATAATTTCTTGTAGCGGCAGCAATCTCTCTGTGCTGCCCTTTGATCTCCCAAGCTATGCCACACGGCTGGACCTTGGCCACAATGCCCTCACTGTCTTGCCCGTTGACTGGATATCCCAACCATCTGACCGGCTTGCTACTGTGGTTCTCAGCTGGAACTTCATTAACCAAATTGAAGTGAATGCCTTCACTCTTACACCACATCTTCTCCACCTGGACCTCTCTTCCAACCGATTAACAGTGCTTAACTCGTCCATCTTCACTGGTTTGAAGGAActgaaagagctgctgctgtttggcaACCAAATTATCCAGATTAACCCAGGGGCCTTCAGTGATCTTCACAGCCTGCAGAGGCTCTATCTCTCTGGGAACAGACTGATGGCTTTCCCCCTGGGACTGTTTTGGGAACCTGAAGGGCCCCATAATCTGACCTTTCTCGATTTATCATATAACAGGCTCTCCAAGGTGCCCGTTCAGAACCTGCTGTCTCTCACCCAGCGAGGTGGAATTTATTTGCAGGAAAACCCTTTGGTTTGTGACTGTGCTTTACTTGCCTTGCTGGAGTACTGGATGTGGAAACAGtatcgccccctggtggacTTCAGAGGTGAATACCCATGTAGAGACGAGTCAGAACAAGGGTCTGAATGTAGGCAGCAGGTAGTGTCAGATGTGCCCCTTGAGGCAAAGACTTACCAAGTAGAACCTGGTAATTGGCTACGAGTACCATGTCCAGGTTTGGCTTCCCCAGCCGTTACGAGCCCGGTGGTGTTTTGGGTTACTCCCAGGGCTGTGGTGAATTCATCCACCAATGATCCAAATACCCATCTGATAGTTTTTCCCAATGGCACTCTGGAAATCCAGTCAGCCCTGATGGAGGATTCTGGTATGTATGGGTGCGTGACAGCTCGCAGGCGCCATTATAACCCCAACGAGTTTCTGGAAGTGAATGTGGTGGTCGGAAACTTAAGTACGACTTCCACCAGTGGCTTGGTACATCGCAGCAGTGCAGAGCATTTTAACACAGCATTCACCACCCTGGCTTCCTGTGTGGTCAGCATCATACTGGTGTTGCTCTATCTCTACCTCACTCCCTGTCGATGCGGGGACAGCCGAGGCGGAGGATCCAGAGGGTGTGGCGGACGAGCCATTATCCTTTGTTCAGACCCCAGAGAGTTAGAATCAGGACAGCGGCGGTCAAATGGAAAGAGAGTGGCTTTCTTAGAGCCTCAGACAGAGGACTCTGATATTGGTGTCCCAAAAACGCCAGCAATGAACTTGGGTCATGTTACCACTGAGGGAATTCTCAAGAATGGAAATAGGACAGTGGGACAGACCCTCACAGACCCTGCTCACATGGCATAG